In Balaenoptera acutorostrata chromosome 19, mBalAcu1.1, whole genome shotgun sequence, the following proteins share a genomic window:
- the NCCRP1 gene encoding F-box only protein 50, protein MEEVREGPALGGGMEEPASPQEPPSPAAPETPGLPAPEQPTEAYAQQLLLQEWAPPGGSLELPPRLTWKLLFLQRPLYRNLLRSPNPEGINIYEPAPPTGPTQQPLETLGNFRGWDIKTEKLQQGLSWTVKQQGVDLLAEGLWEELLDVERPHITVMDWYEDSRLDVCVYELHVWLLAADRRTVIAQHHVAPRTSGRGPPGHWVQVSHVFRQYGPGVRFVRFLHKTKNRMERGGLLRTRVTNSSVSVQFRE, encoded by the exons ATGGAGGAGGTGCGGGAAGGACCGGCGCTCGGTGGCGGGATGGAGGAACCCGCGAGCCCCCAGGAGCCGCCGTCGCCCGCGGCTCCCGAGACTCCCGGGCTCCCCGCGCCTGAGCAGCCGACCGAGGCCTACGCACAGCAGCTGCTGCTACAGGAGTGGGCGCCGCCGGGCGGGAGCCTGGAGCTGCCCCCGCGCCTCACCTGGAAGCTGCTCTTCCTGCAGCGGCCGCTCTACCGCAACCTGCTCCGCTCTCCCAACCCCGAAG GCATCAACATTTATGAGCCAGCGCCCCCTACTGGTCCCACGCAGCAACCCCTGGAGACTCTGG GCAATTTCCGCGGCTGGGACATTAAGACGGAGAAGCTccagcagggcctcag CTGGACCGTGAAGCAGCAGGGTGTGGACCTTCTGGCGGAGGGCTTGTGGGAGGAGCTGCTTGATGTTGAGCGGCCACACATCACGGTCATGGACTG gtatgaggacagcCGACTggacgtgtgtgtgtatgagctGCACGTCTGGCTGCTGGCAGCTGACCGCCGCACAGTCATCGCCCAGCACCACGTGGCCCCCCGGACCTCTGGGAGAGGCCCCCCCGGCCACTGGGTCCAG GTGTCCCACGTATTCCGCCAGTATGGTCCTGGCGTCCGCTTTGTCCGCTTCCTGCACAAGACCAAGAACCGGATGGAGCGCGGTGGGCTGCTGCGGACGAGGGTGACCAACTCCTCCGTGTCTGTGCAGTTCAGGGAGTGA
- the SYCN gene encoding syncollin → MSPLCSLLLGLALAAVPGVRGACPQPADLKSANGTRTCAKLYDKSDPYYERCCGGAEMSVQSGTDLPYLPSGWRNVISSLVVGLRCELVVWSSRGKSGKRHKFSSGTYPRLEEYRRGIFGDWSNSISSLYCRCPPPGPRP, encoded by the coding sequence ATGTCCCCTCTGTGCTCACTGCTGTTGGGCTTGGCCCTGGCGGCCGTCCCCGGCGTCCGAGGCGCCTGCCCGCAGCCCGCCGACCTCAAGAGCGCCAACGGGACGCGCACGTGCGCCAAGCTCTACGACAAGAGCGACCCCTACTACGAGCGCTGCTGCGGCGGCGCCGAGATGTCGGTGCAGTCGGGCACCGACCTGCCCTACCTGCCCTCTGGCTGGAGGAACGTTATCTCGTCCCTCGTGGTGGGCCTGCGCTGCGAGCTCGTCGTGTGGTCCTCTCGCGGCAAGTCCGGCAAGAGGCACAAATTCTCGTCCGGCACCTACCCGCGCCTGGAAGAGTACCGCCGCGGCATCTTCGGGGACTGGTCCAACTCCATCTCCTCGCTCTACTGCAGGTGCCCGCCCCCTGGCCCGCGCCCGTAG